A genomic window from Flavobacterium hankyongi includes:
- a CDS encoding agmatinase family protein, whose protein sequence is MNKQQIIENFDPSQPGLADATIFGLPFSAEDSEIIVIPVPWEVTVSYGAGASKGPEAVLESSYQVDLNHQDFPELWKLGIYLDQYPPKLKRKSKKFKKLAQPIIECLEEGGDIGKNPELRENLNKINDACANMVDSVKEQTINWLNKGKKVVLLGGDHSTPLGYYQALASKYDNFGILHLDAHMDLRIAYEGFTFSHASVMYNALQIPEISKIVQVGIRDFCEQEVEVVNDSKGRVLVNTDADLKAESFEGKTWEQQCDAIIESLPQRVCISFDIDGMYPWYCPNTGTPVPGGFSFEQATYLFNKLTESGKEIIGFDLVEVAPGKDDWDGNVGARMLFHMCGVLAKNNGLNTGNKIIFPRK, encoded by the coding sequence ATGAATAAGCAACAAATTATAGAAAATTTCGATCCTAGTCAACCTGGTTTAGCCGATGCAACTATTTTTGGATTGCCTTTTTCGGCAGAAGATTCAGAAATCATTGTTATTCCTGTGCCTTGGGAGGTTACCGTTAGTTATGGAGCAGGTGCTTCAAAAGGGCCAGAAGCAGTTTTAGAATCTTCATATCAAGTAGATTTAAATCACCAAGATTTTCCTGAATTATGGAAACTTGGCATTTATTTAGACCAATATCCACCTAAATTAAAACGTAAATCTAAAAAATTTAAAAAATTAGCTCAGCCTATAATTGAGTGTTTAGAAGAAGGCGGGGATATTGGTAAAAATCCTGAATTAAGAGAAAATCTAAATAAAATTAATGATGCTTGCGCCAATATGGTTGATTCTGTTAAAGAGCAAACTATAAATTGGTTAAATAAAGGCAAGAAAGTTGTTTTGTTGGGCGGAGATCATAGCACACCATTAGGGTATTATCAAGCTTTGGCGTCAAAGTATGATAACTTTGGAATTCTTCATTTGGATGCCCATATGGATTTACGTATCGCATACGAAGGATTTACTTTTTCACATGCTTCGGTAATGTATAATGCATTGCAAATACCAGAGATTTCTAAAATTGTTCAGGTTGGGATACGAGATTTTTGTGAGCAAGAAGTTGAAGTAGTTAATGATTCTAAAGGAAGAGTTCTAGTTAATACGGATGCCGATTTAAAAGCAGAATCGTTTGAAGGTAAAACATGGGAACAACAGTGTGATGCTATAATTGAGTCATTACCACAAAGAGTGTGTATTTCGTTCGATATAGATGGTATGTATCCGTGGTATTGTCCTAATACGGGGACACCAGTTCCTGGAGGATTTTCTTTTGAACAAGCGACTTATTTGTTTAATAAGTTAACAGAAAGTGGAAAAGAAATTATCGGATTCGATTTAGTTGAAGTTGCCCCTGGTAAAGATGATTGGGATGGAAATGTTGGTGCCAGAATGTTGTTTCATATGTGTGGAGTTCTTGCAAAAAACAATGGTCTTAATACAGGTAATAAGATTATATTTCCAAGAAAATAA
- a CDS encoding glycine zipper family protein — protein sequence MKKLILLVSLSIGLLYSCKDTNNEALDLEKERQASIDSMKMEIEKQRIIDSMQLVNSQRAESKKEVVVVNQTAPAPAKKKWSGAAKGAVIGAGVGAVTGAAISKNKAEGAIIGGLAGAGVGAGTGAIVDESKKKE from the coding sequence ATGAAAAAATTGATTTTATTGGTGTCGTTAAGTATAGGATTATTATATTCTTGTAAAGATACCAACAATGAAGCTCTGGATTTGGAAAAAGAAAGACAAGCGAGCATAGATTCAATGAAAATGGAAATTGAAAAACAAAGAATTATAGATTCAATGCAATTGGTAAATTCACAACGTGCAGAAAGTAAAAAAGAGGTTGTTGTTGTAAATCAAACGGCTCCAGCCCCTGCTAAGAAAAAATGGAGTGGAGCAGCAAAAGGCGCAGTAATTGGAGCAGGAGTTGGTGCTGTTACTGGTGCAGCAATTAGTAAAAACAAAGCAGAAGGTGCCATTATTGGAGGTTTGGCAGGAGCAGGAGTTGGTGCTGGTACAGGGGCTATTGTTGATGAAAGTAAAAAGAAAGAATA